The window TTGTGAGGACAAGATTAGTGTTTCTTCAAACGATATAGAACCTTTAATATCTTCAAATAGTAAGTATATCATGAGAGATAAACATACATATGTTCCtgataaaaaattattatctgAAGAAGAGAATAAGAAACATCAAAAGGAACATTACCATTTAacaaaagatataaaacataatgATATTGCTCATGTTACTAACAATGACAGTAtcaataattatttatataataaatattatattaatgacgacaataaaataaagcATAACGATAGTAATCttaatcataataaaaatgaagtTATTAAAAAGGTTGATATCgaaaatatacatatgattAATGGATATGATCCTaatgaagatatattattgaataataacaaaaggatttcaaatgaaaaattatgtGTTCCAAGAACGAAGGATAAtgaaattttaaaaaataaggaaCTAAATAATTATCTAGGTGAAGCTTATAATGATTGTATAAATGAAGAGACatacaaaaatatgaaaCATGAAAATTgtgatgaaaaaaaaaaaaaaacaaattttCAAAATGTAAATAGTAATTTTAAAGAGCAAcatcttttattttgtaataatttGCAAGAACAAATGAAATATAGATCtgataaaaatttaaaatatgatgaaaaattatataataataatattaataataataataatacaaatgaagaaaaaaatattgtaaaaCCAAATAATCAACAtcatatacataataaccttttacataatattaataataaacatattcATTTAAACACTATTACTCTTTCAAATAGCTTACCTCAAAAGAATGATTACcaaacaaataaatttatacataaaaatgacATAAACGAATTCAAAAATTtaacaataaataattttcaaaagaaagaaaagGAATTAACTGCTCATAATCATAAGAATACTATtaaaagtaatataaataatattcatatgaaaaattCTGGGGATACTGAAGAAGTTCCAGACAATAATCcaagttttttttttaatactaatcaaatagaaaatgaaaaaaaaaaaaaaaaaataaataataataataataataatatcaaaaCATATATAGCTAATTTCAATATAATTCATAAGAATAACCTGAACGAGTCAGGTAAAAATATGGAACATAATATAGCTAGCCAAGAAgagaatattttatttgaaaataagaataatgaTATGGAAGAATTATATAGAGAACATTCCAGAGAATTATTGgaggaaaatataataaataagatAGGAAATAATACgaaaaagaagaaagaATATGATGAATGCACAATAAATCCATGTATTGATAATGTTGTCTATAATTTacatgataatataaatggagaaaaaaaggatgaaaataatatggaatattttttaaaaaggGAAGATGAAAGTTTAAAAGATTTTgatatgatattatataataataggAAGGAAAATTCTGAAAGTGAAGAAGATAAATCCATTGagaatattaaaatgttgGGAACTGAGTCATTTTATgaagatgaaaataatgatgagGACATAAAACATTTTGATGAAAATTTAACATATGAACAGAGGAAAATAagtgatgataattatgGATACATGCACTATATAGACGTGGAAGTTGATGATTATGAAAATgtaagaaataaaaatgagGATAGTAGCAATAtttatgatgatgaagaaatatataatcaaaAGGAAGAACATgatggaaaaaaaatatttttaaacagatcagaaaaaaatgcaataaacaatttatataaaacttATGAGATGACACAAGGTGATAACGATGATATGgatgataattattatttgtatgatgaaaataaaaagggAGCTACAAAAAATATCCTTTGTGAATTTAATAAAGAGGGTAAAAAAGGTATAGtgaataaatttaatagggacatattacaaaaaattgAGAAAAACGATGacaataatgataataataatgataataataatgataatgataataataatgataataataatgataatgataataataatgataatgataataataatgataatgataataataatgataataataatgataatattcataataatattcataataatattcataataagTTTATGAATACACGAAAcgataattatataaaaaataatacatatttaaataagGCGAATCCAAACatatttaatgaaaatacAACAAATTATAACCAGAAAGAAAACAGTTTTAATCAAAGTGATTTTTTActcttaaaaaaaaaagagcAGGGAAATAGTAGACTGAAGAAGTGGCTATGTAAAATTAATGCGagagaaaaagaaaaagaaaaaaaacttcagcagaaaaaaaatgaatcaTATGATAgagaattaaaaaattgtaCTTTTCATCCtacattaaataataacagAATAAAAAGGGAAGGTACCATAAAAGAAATGGATGATActtatgatgatgataataaaaatttgagtgaaaattatgattgttataataaatatgttaataatacttattatggtgataataacaaagattgttataattatgatcaagaaaaaatatatgatttcAATAATAATTCCTATTACAAGAATAAGGAACAAAACCACTCCTTTCACCATTttaatatagataaaaaaagaaacgataataaaaatatgaaaaaaaaaattaatcGAAATAAAATACTTTATTTGAAAGGTTTGAAAAGTAAggaattattattacaaaaaaaaatagattaccaaaatgaagaagaaaaaaaatttaaaaaagaatgtATATTTCATCCTTCTATAAAGgataatgtaaaaatattccTTTCTGATTTACCAAATGGATATAACAAAACAGTGGACAGAATAAAAAGAGGTGTcgaagaaaaaaaaagaataaataattttttacaatatAGAATACCACATATGAATAACAATGCAAATATCCaaaacgaaaaaaaaaatgaaggaaaacaaaataataagaagaaaaataataatatacctCAACCATTTAGTTTTGATAAAGGACAATATAAAGTAAAAATCAAACCAGTTTTTTttgaaagaaaaataaaaatctcagaaaataaaatagcTTGTCTAGCTGTTCGTGAGGATGAGGATCCCTTATATATTGttgatattttttgtaaaatacATGCActtaaaaatgaaaataaacaaatattatatgacTACATACTTGACGAATTGAAGCAAGAGTCCTTCgaaaaataagaaaaatagaaggatatatatatatatatatatatatatatatgtgtaaatgtatgtatatatgtatgtatttttttaatttaatcGAAAGGAAATAAAGAGGGAGAAGATAAAAAGTTACCATAACATGTTGACACGTATGCATTccattaatatatttatttcattttatatgtgtAGGTGTCTGTTTTTCTAATGAaacttttttaatacataaaaaagtaaggttattataaatacaacctctataaataaataaataaatatatatatatatatatatatatatatttatatttatataataatatacgTTAATGTACcgttttatttatttctattattaGAAATAGAATgattaaattttatatggctactttaaattttttaatttttcaattatcttttatcttttatattttatcttttttttttttttttttttttttttttttttctttctttctttatttgtttttatattattaaaatggtttcataaaaaaatagatgtttttaaaaaattcattaatatatatatatatatatatatttcattttatatattttttggttcctttatttttataatttttttttttttttttgagttataaaaaaaaatgatataacTTTAAGTGTcaatgaaaatatatataaacctaatacataaatgtgattataaaaaaagattaCTACTTATATTTCTCATACTAAAGGTTTATTAAAAAACTAAGACAAATgagaatatatatatatatatattttttatatttatatattgtatacCTTTTTTAATGCATTTTAAAAAGCGAATATTATAAGTAACATATTTCCCTTATTCGTTTTGAACTTAGAataagaaattaaaaaagaagaaatatacaaacataatatattatatatatatatatatatatatacttaaatatttctatatctgtaaaagatataatattatgctttatatatagagaAATATACttcttaaaaaatatacatgataataatagtatgaataatttttaaatacaaGGTATATAAGTTTGAAAGAATCACTCGCTtattttaatgaaaattataatatatatatatatatatatatatatatatatatatatatatatatataattattatccttttatttttttacgTATTAAGTaacaatttaaaaaaaaaaataaataaaatataatataatataataaaataaaatgaatgaTCCATGGTATATTAcaatattttcatatttaacaatattattatacaatggatgatatatatatatatattttaattctATTTTACTTCTTTAAATAATTGATTTATcatatagatatatattttataaggTTTTACgtttttttgtattttaatgttttctttttttttttttttttgtaccTTGATTATTTTAAGCCTATAACTTACCCcaagaatatattaatgatatagtacaatatatatatatatatatatatatatatatatgcataagtatttttatttatttttatttatttattttatttatttatttattttattttattttatttatttatttatttattttatttttttttttttttgttggTATCTGAAGTAGGTGTGTCACctcatttatatttatacacatatatataagcGTAGTATAAGTATAATTTGTTTAGGTAATAATGGAGAAGGAAAAAATTTATGATCGTCAGCTAAGGCTATGGGGAGTAAAAGCACAAAACAGGATGATGAAATCCAACGTGTTAGTTGTTGGTTTGAGTGGTATAAATATTGAATTATGTAAGAATTTAATTTTGAATGgtataaatattacaataatagataataatatagttgatgaagaagatatagaaaatatattttttctgAACGAGCATGATATGAAGGAATATATGAGTGTACCaatatttaaagaattaaaaagtattaatcaattaattaatataaaagcATTTATtggatatataaatttggatacaaataatataataattgaaaaagaattgatatataaagataatgaaataactcaagaagaaaaaataataaaagattgttcatatgatatatgtgattatataacaaattataCATGTGTATGTATTTCATGTGAAGATTATcctttatataaattaacaaaaataaatgaaatatgtcatgaaaaaaatataggaTTTTTTGCTAATATGTGTCATGGGAAATATgcttttttattttctgATTTTGGAAAACATATAATTGAAGAAtcttattataaaataaaaaatgatgataataaaaaaggaaatgaTAAAAGTATTGAAGTTGAATATTGTACTCTTTCTCATTTCTTAAATGTACCTTTCTCGAATTtagataaaaaaacaaatgatattatttattatgtttttgcattaatattatatgaacaagataagaaaatgaataaacaaaataaacaaattgATGAACAAGAATTCTTAAacttttataataaattagCAGACAAAACAAATACTCAAAATACTACAGAATTATGTAAAacttataaaattaatttctCACCATCTTGTTCTATCATGGGGGGAGTTACTTCTCAAGAAATTAGAAAATTTATATCGAGACAACATGAATCCATACCAAACTTTTGTGTTTTTGATATGAATCAAAATATTGTTTGTACATCAATgattaaatgaaataaaaaataaataaatataaatataaataaataaataaataaataaatatatatatatatatatatataatatatttgaaagATGTGCACATGTTTTctgaacaaaataaatggctagttttatatataaattgatatacattttttataaaaattacCTGAATTGTTcataacaaaaaaaaaaaaaaaaaaaaaaaaaaaatatatatatatatatatatatatatattggtGAATgattatacataatattgaagactaacaaaaatatatgatgatattAAGACAACAAACAGggaacatatatatatatatatatatatatatatatatatatatatatatatatataatatatataataaattttggaataaaacatattttttaattctcATTTCATGTTGATAatttagatatatatattttttttttttttattttgaaatgtggcttttttaataaaaacactatatatatatatatatatatatatatatatatatatatatatatataatggtacatataaaaacatctttataattataaataccATCTCTAAGTTACCATTCTCTTTTCAGCaatttatttatcattaaaCTTTTAagtataattattaataatatataatttcaaTGGTTTCAGTGGCTTACgcataatttataataataaataaatgtatctttgtatatttatggtataatttaatgtacccctaaaatatatatattatatatcatatatatatttatatgtataaaatataatattatgtgataattctttttatgCCTCATTAATAATGAGAATAAAACATggttataataataattattctttttcatttcatgtttttttaatatatatattttttttctttttgccttaataaataataaagcatataaaatatatacttatatatattatatatatatatctttttatggatgttaaaaaaaaataataataaaataaatattatatatatatatatatatatatatatattatatatacatatttataatttacatttttatacatgtatgaaaaattttataattaacaATTTCAAAATCctaagaaaaaaaaatgtatgttcaatttttttaatcaaatagtattcaaaaaattctcatatataaatattataaaaaatatatatatattataaatttctggaaatataatataatataatatatatatatatatatttcataatctataaatttttattaagattataatttttatttttttgtttaagTTGAAATGAGGAGCTAAAAAAATGAGCTTTTcgaaatattataaatagagaggaaaaaagaaaatgaaaaaaatatacataaataaataaataaatatatatatatatatatatatatatatatgtatatatatttcttgtgataataatactaTACAATATAGTAAcaatttgtatataatatttatttttttaattttcatcttattatctttttttttcgtatagaatataataacCCATTTTTAAAGAAATCGAGTTTTGTGTCCATctgtaatttttttttttttttttccttttttctgtttttaaatataatataaaaaaatatatatatatatttatttatttattttattttatcttatttatttttttttttttttttgtgtatattgttttaaaaaaatgaataattcGAAAGAAAATGATTCAGTATCAAAATTATCATTcaaaaataagaatataaaattaataaaagtaCCTAAGTTTGTATCTAATAAGTGGttacaatataataataaagatattgTAGGTTTGCTTGGATgcaataataataataatgataatgagATTACCGAATTGTATGTTCAGAAAGATGATAGTGACAATGTTAAGAAATTACgttgtaataaaaataatactgtaaatacatatattttaaaacaaaatgtaATAAAGTTAAAAAGTACAAATAAAAGTGTGAGTAATTCGGCTGGTACtctaaataataaaagtaacGATTATACAAATGCAAATAAAGGAAAGAATACtatgaataatttatcGAAAGATAATTCTGATAAACATAAAGAATTTGATTATGTTGTATGTGCAGATCTTATTAAAACCTGTGATTATActtattcatttttacCAACATTAGATAAAGATTATTCATCAATATTAAAAGAGAGACATTACAAGATGAATgttaaaaaagaaagattTACTATTATAGAAACTAGgaatgaagaaaatatggATGTTACACATACcttatttaaatattatacatcTGAAGATAAATTGAATAACGAAAgtaaagataaaaatatgaaaaataataaaagattATTTACAGACAATGATAACCTGAATACTATATCTCACTCTTCTTCCAAACAAAAAGCGAAACAATCCAAAAAAATGCATGTTTTTGATTTGGATAAAGCAAAAATTAGTATGTTTAAAATATTCGAAAGAGAAGGACAGAACGGTGTTcccttttctttttttacCAAAAGTTTTAATATTCCTGCTAATCACATAAAGGGCATTTTAGATGAAATAGcaataaaaggaaaaaggGACACAGATAAGAAAACAGTCtatttcttaaaaaattGTATTGGGTAATTaactttttaatatataacatattttataaaaacgtaaattatgaatgaatgaataaataaaatgttttcCAAAAANNNNNNNNNNNNNNNNNNNNNNNNNNNNNNNNNNNNNNNNNNNNNNNNNNNNNNNNNNNNNNNNNNNNNNNNNNNNNNNNNNNNNNNNNNNNNNNNNNNNNNNNNNNNNNNNNNNNNNNNNNNNNNNNNNNNNNNNNNNNNNNNNNNNNNNNNNNNNNNNNNNNNNNNNNNNNNNNNNNNNNNNNNNNNNNNNNNNNNNNNNNNNNNNNNNNNNNNNNNNNNNNNNNNNNNNNNNNNNNNNNNNNNNNNNNNNNNNNNNNNNNNNNNNNNNNNNNNNNNNNNNNNNNNNNNNNNNNNNNNaaaaaaaaaaaaaaaaaaaaaaatatatatatatatatatatgtatgataTACAAAATAGCTATTTACATGAACATGTtcataaaaagaaaaaatgaagcaatattgataatacaaaaatgaaataaatttCGCTActaaataaaacaaaatgtatattatatatatatatattatattatatatattttttaattaaagTTACTATCCAAGTAATGATGAGAAGAAGGGAATGATTAAGGAACCAAAATATATAGTCATAGtagaatataaaatggTTAAGTTAAAAATATCTGTGTCATTATAGGAGTAGGGAAATACTCggaaataaaataaggACAGTGCATATCCAAACATGGACAATATCAAACTCTAAGAAGGtgttaataaaatataatgtaaaaaataaaaacatgagtatcttataaatttaataattctacagttcaataataataaatttattcGTGTCTATctatctatatatatacatatattttgttattacTTGCATATGATGATATCTAATAAAATAGTGGAATTTAAActtattttctttaacaaataaaaagtataaacccataaatgtaataaaagACATAAAGGGGATGGAAGAGTAAATCTGATTTATCCTTTCAAtttgaaataaatatctgcaaaatgaattaacaattaaaaagaagaaaagaaaagataaatattatatatatatatatatatatatatatatatatatatatatgtttaatttcattttataaaatcataaatatttatataaacattcaaaataatatatatttacttgTGAGTCCATAAtggtaatatatttacca of the Plasmodium reichenowi strain SY57 chromosome 11, whole genome shotgun sequence genome contains:
- a CDS encoding hypothetical protein (conserved Plasmodium protein, unknown function) → MELIKEEIKKKKHKKKMGRRYSYNDNIEELRKLKKILLNLDVLIDVSKIVIQKNENFDMELLNNVNDRFVEKIYYLLKDKKKNTLPEEELVEFIFLLLKERNEYNNLEKKKKYIYINVQKNLTNCPIKNEVTTLIQKINKFYYYFKEFLLKEKYNIKDDENKNYHDNKDDTNNYNNIPENCKNQSKHNQDYLNYHEDNIINIHVNDLRCNNNDNNKESLFCNKEIIKNNKQRNNFQGKEKKNTKDEVATTIHNILSCKDISSNQFNNYNNTLQTNDYNKDFLYKDVLMDIMSSESEKNIASEKNITCEKNITCEKNITCEKNITCEKNIECKKNITCEKNITCEKNIASEKNIACEKNFIISKWKDNRQTFCEDKISVSSNDIEPLISSNSKYIMRDKHTYVPDKKLLSEEENKKHQKEHYHLTKDIKHNDIAHVTNNDSINNYLYNKYYINDDNKIKHNDSNLNHNKNEVIKKVDIENIHMINGYDPNEDILLNNNKRISNEKLCVPRTKDNEILKNKELNNYLGEAYNDCINEETYKNMKHENCDEKKKKTNFQNVNSNFKEQHLLFCNNLQEQMKYRSDKNLKYDEKLYNNNINNNNNTNEEKNIVKPNNQHHIHNNLLHNINNKHIHLNTITLSNSLPQKNDYQTNKFIHKNDINEFKNLTINNFQKKEKELTAHNHKNTIKSNINNIHMKNSGDTEEVPDNNPSFFFNTNQIENEKKKKKINNNNNNNIKTYIANFNIIHKNNLNESGKNMEHNIASQEENILFENKNNDMEELYREHSRELLEENIINKIGNNTKKKKEYDECTINPCIDNVVYNLHDNINGEKKDENNMEYFLKREDESLKDFDMILYNNRKENSESEEDKSIENIKMLGTESFYEDENNDEDIKHFDENLTYEQRKISDDNYGYMHYIDVEVDDYENVRNKNEDSSNIYDDEEIYNQKEEHDGKKIFLNRSEKNAINNLYKTYEMTQGDNDDMDDNYYLYDENKKGATKNILCEFNKEGKKGIVNKFNRDILQKIEKNDDNNDNNNDNNNDNDNNNDNNNDNDNNNDNDNNNDNDNNNDNNNDNIHNNIHNNIHNKFMNTRNDNYIKNNTYLNKANPNIFNENTTNYNQKENSFNQSDFLLLKKKEQGNSRLKKWLCKINAREKEKEKKLQQKKNESYDRELKNCTFHPTLNNNRIKREGTIKEMDDTYDDDNKNLSENYDCYNKYVNNTYYGDNNKDCYNYDQEKIYDFNNNSYYKNKEQNHSFHHFNIDKKRNDNKNMKKKINRNKILYLKGLKSKELLLQKKIDYQNEEEKKFKKECIFHPSIKDNVKIFLSDLPNGYNKTVDRIKRGVEEKKRINNFLQYRIPHMNNNANIQNEKKNEGKQNNKKKNNNIPQPFSFDKGQYKVKIKPVFFERKIKISENKIACLAVREDEDPLYIVDIFCKIHALKNENKQILYDYILDELKQESFEK
- a CDS encoding ubiquitin activating enzyme (E1) subunit Aos1, putative, producing the protein MEKEKIYDRQLRLWGVKAQNRMMKSNVLVVGLSGINIELCKNLILNGINITIIDNNIVDEEDIENIFFLNEHDMKEYMSVPIFKELKSINQLINIKAFIGYINLDTNNIIIEKELIYKDNEITQEEKIIKDCSYDICDYITNYTCVCISCEDYPLYKLTKINEICHEKNIGFFANMCHGKYAFLFSDFGKHIIEESYYKIKNDDNKKGNDKSIEVEYCTLSHFLNVPFSNLDKKTNDIIYYVFALILYEQDKKMNKQNKQIDEQEFLNFYNKLADKTNTQNTTELCKTYKINFSPSCSIMGGVTSQEIRKFISRQHESIPNFCVFDMNQNIVCTSMIK
- a CDS encoding hypothetical protein (conserved Plasmodium protein, unknown function); protein product: MNNSKENDSVSKLSFKNKNIKLIKVPKFVSNKWLQYNNKDIVGLLGCNNNNNDNEITELYVQKDDSDNVKKLRCNKNNTVNTYILKQNVIKLKSTNKSVSNSAGTLNNKSNDYTNANKGKNTMNNLSKDNSDKHKEFDYVVCADLIKTCDYTYSFLPTLDKDYSSILKERHYKMNVKKERFTIIETRNEENMDVTHTLFKYYTSEDKLNNESKDKNMKNNKRLFTDNDNLNTISHSSSKQKAKQSKKMHVFDLDKAKISMFKIFEREGQNGVPFSFFTKSFNIPANHIKGILDEIAIKGKRDTDKKTVYFLKNCIG